A section of the Marinoscillum sp. 108 genome encodes:
- a CDS encoding pirin family protein, which yields MSNADLIIEERSRDIGDFLVGRLLPFRKKRMVGPFIFIDHMGPSQIGPGHYMDIDQHPHAGLSTLTFLLEGEIMHADSIGSQQRIVPGSVNWMVGGKGVTHTERTPKDLRDGKSHTLHGYQIWVALPKELEEMAPEFHHLDKADLPKWEDGGTRFTLVAGEGYGRKSPLPVHSELFMVEVVATERYQLEIGNQLQGEIGICVVEGTVQACEHKVDRGHMLVSKTDGACSLSMEAGTHIFLFGGAPFPEERYIYWNWVSSSKERLEQFKTDWKNKKYPKVPGDDTYIPMP from the coding sequence ATGTCAAATGCTGATTTGATTATAGAGGAAAGGAGCCGCGATATCGGTGACTTTTTGGTAGGAAGATTACTTCCATTTCGGAAAAAGAGAATGGTGGGGCCTTTTATCTTTATTGATCACATGGGGCCGAGCCAGATTGGTCCGGGGCACTACATGGACATAGACCAGCACCCCCATGCCGGACTATCCACCCTTACTTTTCTGCTGGAGGGTGAGATTATGCACGCAGATAGCATCGGGAGCCAGCAGCGCATCGTACCAGGCTCTGTCAATTGGATGGTAGGGGGTAAGGGTGTCACACATACGGAGCGCACTCCCAAGGACCTTCGCGATGGGAAGTCACATACACTACATGGTTATCAGATCTGGGTGGCCTTACCAAAGGAGCTGGAGGAGATGGCTCCGGAGTTTCATCACCTGGATAAAGCAGACCTGCCTAAGTGGGAGGATGGAGGCACTCGGTTTACCCTGGTAGCAGGGGAAGGCTATGGCCGAAAATCTCCATTGCCGGTGCATTCAGAACTATTCATGGTAGAGGTGGTGGCTACAGAGCGGTATCAGCTGGAAATAGGAAATCAGCTACAAGGTGAAATTGGTATCTGTGTAGTAGAGGGCACTGTTCAGGCCTGTGAGCATAAGGTGGATCGTGGGCACATGTTGGTTTCAAAGACCGATGGTGCATGCTCACTAAGCATGGAGGCGGGAACTCATATTTTCCTTTTTGGAGGAGCTCCTTTCCCTGAGGAGCGCTATATCTATTGGAACTGGGTGTCTTCCAGTAAAGAAAGATTGGAGCAGTTCAAAACTGACTGGAAGAACAAAAAATATCCGAAAGTGCCAGGTGATGATACCTATATTCCTATGCCTTAG
- a CDS encoding EamA family transporter — MSQQALSHRFLIILAFLCIYVIWGTTYLAIVVGLEGFPPFLMASIRFLVAGLMLVGYSLFKGEGFPKKSSLVKNAFIGLVVLAGGQGLLIWSEQHIASGYASVLVATLPIWFVVMDKKHWKLYFSNPYILSGVALGFAGIIILFRDKLSEPLPAAQIHLQLVASVAVLFGGMCWVMGTLYHRSRPAPGTLYQNLGWQLLCGAVICLLISLSMNELDTFAWSQTNLTSWSAVLYLSVAGSIMAYIAYTWLLNEMPSAIVGTYAYINPVVAVFLGWLLVGEVITTPQMVGMLIILVSAVLINLNRGKIKPVAKAKA, encoded by the coding sequence ATGTCACAACAAGCACTCTCCCACCGGTTTCTCATCATACTGGCCTTTCTCTGCATTTATGTGATTTGGGGCACTACCTACCTGGCCATCGTGGTTGGGCTGGAGGGCTTTCCCCCTTTTCTGATGGCTTCCATTCGCTTTTTGGTAGCGGGATTGATGCTGGTGGGTTACAGTCTTTTCAAAGGAGAAGGATTTCCGAAGAAGTCTTCGCTCGTCAAGAATGCTTTCATCGGACTGGTGGTACTGGCAGGTGGTCAGGGACTGCTCATCTGGTCAGAACAGCACATTGCCTCCGGTTATGCGTCTGTATTGGTGGCTACCCTTCCTATCTGGTTTGTGGTGATGGACAAAAAACACTGGAAGCTTTACTTTTCTAACCCCTACATTCTGAGTGGGGTGGCCCTGGGATTTGCGGGAATCATTATTCTATTTCGTGACAAGCTCAGCGAACCCCTCCCAGCAGCACAAATTCACCTGCAGTTGGTGGCTTCTGTAGCAGTACTCTTTGGCGGAATGTGCTGGGTGATGGGTACTTTGTACCACCGATCGCGCCCTGCACCTGGCACCCTCTACCAAAATCTGGGTTGGCAACTGCTCTGCGGGGCGGTGATCTGCCTACTGATCAGTCTGTCGATGAATGAACTGGATACCTTCGCCTGGTCACAAACCAACCTCACCTCCTGGAGTGCAGTACTCTATTTATCCGTGGCAGGTTCCATCATGGCGTATATTGCTTACACCTGGCTGCTCAACGAAATGCCCTCCGCTATTGTCGGCACCTATGCTTACATCAACCCGGTGGTGGCAGTATTTCTGGGCTGGCTGCTGGTCGGCGAGGTGATCACCACTCCCCAGATGGTGGGAATGCTCATCATTTTGGTGAGTGCTGTACTCATCAATCTGAATAGAGGGAAAATCAAACCTGTGGCAAAAGCTAAGGCATAG
- a CDS encoding GNAT family N-acetyltransferase, with translation MNALSNTVSVQLLEFQEQYASDFARLNYEWLETYFTVEPHDREMLDAPNEYIIQSGGRIFFAKVEDEIVGTVALIVETPDTFELAKMGVTPKYKGLKIGKMLMQHAISEARKAGMERLVLESNTKLTAALNLYINSGFKVAPLNECSPYARCNIRMELTL, from the coding sequence ATGAATGCACTTTCGAATACCGTGTCGGTGCAGCTGCTGGAATTCCAGGAGCAATACGCATCTGATTTTGCCCGGCTAAACTACGAATGGCTGGAGACCTATTTTACCGTGGAGCCCCATGACCGTGAAATGCTCGATGCCCCCAATGAGTACATCATTCAGTCCGGAGGACGCATATTCTTTGCAAAGGTAGAAGATGAGATCGTGGGTACGGTAGCCCTTATTGTGGAAACCCCAGACACTTTTGAACTCGCCAAGATGGGCGTTACACCAAAATACAAAGGTCTCAAAATTGGTAAAATGCTCATGCAACATGCCATTTCCGAGGCCAGAAAAGCTGGTATGGAACGGCTGGTGCTGGAATCAAACACCAAACTTACCGCTGCGCTGAATTTATACATCAACTCTGGTTTTAAGGTAGCACCGCTTAATGAGTGCTCACCCTATGCCCGCTGCAACATCCGAATGGAGCTCACCTTATGA
- a CDS encoding MarR family winged helix-turn-helix transcriptional regulator — MKDFALELGCLGFTMRLKRLSDALMHDGRKMYKELGVDIEPNWYVVFRLLKREGEMSVMEIAEKIKLAHPSVITLTNKMMKAGYLSSAQCTDDNRRRLLTLTQKAHDQLPRLEQIWNAGERGVIKALEGTDFMEMFALIEARFGEKGFKDRTIDELNKPTL; from the coding sequence ATGAAAGATTTTGCACTGGAACTGGGGTGTTTGGGTTTTACCATGAGGCTGAAAAGGCTGAGTGATGCCCTGATGCACGACGGGCGAAAAATGTATAAGGAATTGGGTGTGGACATTGAGCCCAACTGGTATGTGGTCTTCAGGCTGCTGAAAAGAGAAGGAGAAATGTCGGTGATGGAAATCGCTGAGAAAATAAAGCTCGCGCACCCATCGGTAATCACACTGACTAATAAGATGATGAAGGCAGGCTACCTGTCCTCAGCTCAATGCACAGATGACAACCGGCGCAGGTTGCTTACCCTCACACAGAAAGCTCATGATCAGCTCCCCCGCCTGGAGCAAATCTGGAATGCCGGAGAGCGTGGGGTCATCAAGGCCCTGGAAGGGACTGATTTTATGGAGATGTTTGCTCTCATAGAAGCCCGCTTCGGGGAAAAAGGATTTAAAGACAGAACGATAGATGAATTAAACAAACCAACCTTATGA
- a CDS encoding OmpA family protein has protein sequence MKKLLFALLYLMFFTAIAQKTVFRDDFRDNRNQWTVATKTEYVSYLQDGKYVISKKTESGGWLFFKELYTEYERDFVIEAEAKQVSGVDNNGYGLLFATADANNANFFIVTSNGHFRVAGYDGGSYKAVTEWTKTDKVSKMNEINSLKVERKGSALTFYVNGYQVYSMPAAEMDIRGPKSGFVLYDEMKVEFDFIEIRQDYRNINLVPGTDTLQIVKEPLGTEVNSPYTEKSPVISADGLTLYFSRDDHPGNNTRRDRSDVWYSKMVDGKWQMAQNMGTPINNAGHNFVISTTADNNGLLIGNTYHADGSSNTSGFSYTNLTPSGWEVPRDVTVENYYNDNDYTESCLSSSRKVMLSTVERKDSRGSKDIYVSFLQEDSTWSEHVNLGDVINTPASEASPFLAADDITLYFSTKGHPGFGSNDIFMTRRLDDTWLNWSEPQNMGPQINTPNWDAYYTIPANGAFAYVVSESYYEGDLDIYRIKIPEAAKPKAVTLVYGKVLNAKTNEPLAAEIQYGDLGTNKEIGRATSLAADGSYKIVLTSGKSYSFLASKQNFVTVSDNINIEQSEEYQEIERNLYLAPIEVGQTVLINNIFFDFGKATLRETSFPDLDRLVTLLEKYEGMKIEISGHTDNVGSDAANQALSQSRAQAVLDYLSGKSIAGGRLISKGYGEAKPLATNDTEEGRQRNRRVEFTITAM, from the coding sequence ATGAAAAAGCTGCTTTTTGCCCTCCTTTACCTGATGTTTTTTACTGCCATTGCACAAAAGACAGTATTCAGAGACGACTTTAGAGACAATAGAAATCAATGGACTGTGGCTACCAAAACAGAATACGTGAGCTACCTGCAGGATGGAAAATATGTTATTTCTAAAAAGACCGAGAGTGGGGGGTGGCTGTTTTTCAAGGAGCTCTATACGGAGTATGAGCGTGATTTCGTGATTGAGGCAGAGGCCAAACAGGTGAGTGGTGTGGACAATAATGGCTATGGATTGCTATTCGCGACAGCAGATGCTAACAATGCAAATTTCTTTATCGTAACCTCCAATGGTCACTTTCGAGTGGCTGGTTATGACGGAGGTAGCTATAAGGCTGTAACCGAATGGACCAAAACTGATAAGGTGAGCAAGATGAATGAAATCAACTCACTCAAAGTAGAGCGAAAGGGGAGTGCCCTTACTTTTTATGTCAATGGCTATCAGGTGTATTCCATGCCAGCAGCCGAGATGGACATCAGAGGACCTAAGTCCGGGTTTGTGCTGTATGATGAGATGAAGGTAGAGTTTGATTTCATTGAGATCAGGCAGGATTATCGCAACATTAACCTGGTGCCGGGCACGGACACCTTGCAAATAGTGAAGGAGCCTCTGGGTACCGAGGTGAACTCTCCCTACACGGAAAAATCACCTGTCATTTCGGCTGATGGACTTACCCTGTATTTCTCCAGAGATGATCACCCGGGTAATAATACCCGCAGAGACCGCTCGGATGTTTGGTACTCCAAAATGGTCGATGGTAAATGGCAAATGGCCCAAAATATGGGTACACCGATCAACAATGCCGGTCATAATTTTGTGATCAGTACCACCGCTGATAACAATGGACTTTTGATTGGCAATACCTACCATGCTGATGGCAGTTCCAATACCAGTGGTTTTTCTTACACTAACCTCACGCCCTCCGGCTGGGAAGTACCCAGGGATGTGACTGTGGAAAATTACTACAATGACAATGACTACACAGAGAGCTGCTTGTCGTCTTCCAGAAAAGTAATGCTTTCCACCGTGGAGCGAAAAGACAGCCGGGGATCAAAAGATATCTACGTATCGTTTCTGCAGGAGGACAGTACCTGGTCGGAGCATGTCAACCTCGGCGATGTGATCAATACCCCGGCAAGTGAGGCGAGCCCCTTTCTGGCTGCAGATGACATCACCCTTTACTTTTCCACCAAGGGCCACCCGGGCTTTGGGAGCAATGATATTTTCATGACCCGCAGGCTGGATGATACATGGCTCAACTGGTCGGAGCCTCAGAACATGGGCCCACAGATCAACACGCCCAACTGGGATGCCTATTACACCATACCTGCCAACGGCGCATTCGCTTATGTGGTTTCTGAATCCTATTACGAAGGTGACCTGGACATTTACAGGATTAAAATACCAGAGGCAGCCAAGCCCAAGGCTGTGACACTGGTCTATGGTAAAGTGCTCAATGCTAAAACCAACGAGCCTCTGGCTGCGGAGATTCAGTACGGAGATCTGGGAACCAATAAGGAGATAGGCCGCGCCACTTCTTTGGCCGCTGATGGCTCCTATAAAATCGTATTGACTTCTGGTAAGTCCTACAGCTTTCTGGCTTCCAAACAAAACTTCGTTACCGTGAGTGACAACATCAACATTGAGCAGTCTGAGGAGTATCAGGAAATTGAAAGAAACCTGTACCTGGCACCCATCGAGGTGGGGCAAACGGTTTTGATCAACAACATTTTCTTCGATTTTGGCAAGGCTACCTTGCGGGAAACTTCATTTCCGGACCTGGATCGTCTGGTGACCCTGCTGGAAAAGTATGAAGGAATGAAAATTGAAATCTCAGGACATACTGATAATGTGGGTTCTGATGCCGCCAATCAGGCACTGTCCCAAAGCAGGGCCCAGGCTGTGCTGGATTATCTGAGCGGAAAAAGCATTGCGGGTGGTCGTTTGATCTCCAAAGGCTATGGAGAAGCGAAACCTCTGGCTACCAACGACACAGAAGAAGGTCGCCAGCGAAACAGGAGGGTGGAGTTTACCATCACAGCTATGTAG
- a CDS encoding bifunctional 2-polyprenyl-6-hydroxyphenol methylase/3-demethylubiquinol 3-O-methyltransferase UbiG — protein sequence MKDLHGKAILDYYKGNDEATLILHNSYGDPDEMPVEVFFREEEDFTTLEHLALIESKGRVLDLGAGAGAHSLVLQSRGFDVFALENSPGCVDVMRRSGVRNVLFEDFRKHQGQYDTVLILMNGLGLAGTLGQVEVFLQTCEKLLSPGGQILVDSSDISYLYEDGTPKPAGYYGEVRYRYEFQETKGDWFDWLYVDQQTLAEKVAAVGMELEILMTDENDQYLACITRRGA from the coding sequence TTGAAAGATCTTCACGGAAAGGCGATCCTCGACTATTACAAAGGAAACGATGAAGCCACACTTATCCTTCACAATTCATACGGTGACCCGGATGAAATGCCGGTAGAAGTATTTTTTAGAGAAGAAGAGGATTTTACTACCCTTGAGCACCTGGCCCTGATAGAAAGTAAAGGGCGCGTGCTCGACCTGGGAGCGGGTGCAGGGGCTCATTCGCTGGTACTTCAGTCCCGGGGCTTTGACGTGTTTGCTCTTGAAAACTCTCCCGGGTGTGTGGATGTGATGCGCCGTTCGGGGGTTCGGAATGTCCTGTTTGAGGACTTCAGGAAGCACCAGGGCCAATATGATACCGTACTGATCCTCATGAATGGTCTGGGCCTGGCCGGTACTTTGGGGCAGGTGGAGGTATTTCTGCAAACCTGTGAAAAACTGCTGAGTCCCGGTGGTCAGATACTCGTAGACTCTTCTGATATCAGCTATCTGTATGAGGACGGCACACCCAAACCCGCTGGCTATTATGGAGAGGTGCGATACCGGTATGAATTTCAGGAAACCAAGGGTGATTGGTTTGATTGGCTCTATGTGGATCAGCAGACGCTCGCCGAAAAGGTAGCCGCTGTAGGAATGGAGCTTGAAATTCTGATGACAGACGAAAATGATCAATACCTGGCCTGCATTACCAGAAGGGGAGCCTGA
- a CDS encoding SulP family inorganic anion transporter, translating to MKKYFNLFDLSQKVNYRTEILSGLTVALALVPEAVAFALIAGLSPLTGLYAAFVMGLITSILGGRPGMISGATGAVAVVIVALVQSHGVEYVFATVILAGLIQVTAGVLRLGKLMRLVPHPVIFGFVNGLAVIIFMSQLDSFKDSSGNWFGGEQLYMMLGLVLLTMVIIWGLPKLSKALPASLVAILSVFGIVVAFGVDTKTVGDIASISGGFPPFHLPAVPFTWETLVVIFPYAAIVAGVGLIESLLTLNIVDEITDTRGRGNKEAVAQGTANILSGVFSGMGGCAMIGQSLINISNGARARLSGIVASVLLLVFIMFGAGLIEQLPIAALTGLMIMVSIGTFEWASLRTFNKMPKSDIFVMVMVTLVTVFLHNLALAVIVGVIISALVFAWDNAKRIRARKSIDENGVKHYEIYGPLFFGSVIAFNEKFDIQNDPDEVIIDFQESRVVDMSAIEALNKLTERYLKVGKKVHLKHLSPDCRQLLQNADDLIDVNVMEDPTYKVALDRF from the coding sequence ATGAAAAAGTATTTCAATCTTTTTGACCTGAGCCAGAAAGTCAACTATCGCACGGAAATCCTATCCGGACTTACGGTAGCACTGGCCCTGGTGCCTGAGGCTGTGGCCTTTGCACTGATCGCAGGGTTATCGCCGCTCACGGGCCTCTATGCGGCTTTTGTGATGGGATTGATCACGTCCATTCTCGGCGGACGACCCGGAATGATCTCCGGCGCCACAGGTGCGGTGGCAGTGGTTATTGTGGCTTTGGTGCAATCCCATGGGGTGGAGTATGTTTTTGCTACGGTCATATTAGCGGGCCTTATTCAGGTGACTGCAGGGGTGCTCAGGCTTGGCAAGCTCATGAGGCTGGTACCTCATCCTGTGATTTTCGGCTTTGTGAATGGACTGGCGGTCATCATCTTCATGTCGCAGCTGGACTCTTTCAAAGACTCTTCAGGGAATTGGTTTGGTGGTGAGCAATTGTATATGATGCTCGGTCTGGTCTTGTTAACCATGGTGATCATTTGGGGATTGCCCAAACTCAGCAAAGCCCTGCCTGCTTCTCTGGTGGCTATTTTAAGTGTGTTTGGGATCGTGGTGGCCTTTGGTGTGGATACCAAAACAGTGGGTGATATTGCTTCCATTTCGGGTGGATTTCCACCGTTTCATTTACCGGCAGTGCCGTTTACCTGGGAGACCCTTGTGGTCATCTTTCCCTATGCGGCCATTGTAGCCGGAGTGGGTTTGATCGAGAGTTTGCTTACGCTGAATATAGTAGATGAAATCACTGACACCCGGGGTAGGGGTAATAAAGAAGCGGTGGCTCAGGGTACCGCCAATATCCTCTCAGGCGTGTTTTCGGGAATGGGCGGATGTGCCATGATTGGTCAGAGTCTGATTAACATCTCCAATGGAGCAAGGGCCAGACTCTCCGGAATCGTGGCCTCTGTGTTGCTGTTGGTGTTTATCATGTTTGGGGCTGGTCTTATCGAGCAGTTGCCGATCGCGGCGCTTACCGGCCTGATGATCATGGTCTCTATTGGTACGTTTGAGTGGGCCAGTCTTCGGACCTTTAATAAGATGCCCAAGTCCGATATTTTCGTGATGGTGATGGTGACTTTGGTCACTGTTTTCCTTCACAACCTGGCTTTGGCGGTGATCGTAGGTGTGATCATTTCAGCGCTTGTTTTTGCCTGGGACAATGCCAAGCGCATCAGAGCGAGGAAAAGCATTGACGAAAATGGAGTGAAACACTATGAGATTTATGGACCGCTCTTTTTTGGTTCGGTGATCGCTTTCAATGAAAAATTTGACATCCAGAATGACCCGGATGAGGTGATTATTGATTTTCAGGAAAGCCGCGTGGTGGACATGTCGGCCATAGAAGCACTGAATAAGCTCACTGAGCGATACCTGAAAGTAGGGAAGAAGGTTCATTTGAAGCACCTTAGCCCAGATTGCAGGCAGCTCCTGCAAAATGCCGATGACCTCATCGATGTGAATGTGATGGAGGATCCTACTTACAAAGTGGCCCTTGATCGATTCTAA
- a CDS encoding MmcQ/YjbR family DNA-binding protein — MVSPEDFQKMALEFPETEELPHFEKTSFRVNKKIFATLDLTHLQASLKLSIAEQDIFSLGQAGVIYPVPNKWGKQGWTIVVLRKIDKTLLRAVLTSAYCQVAPARLSKGITRP; from the coding sequence ATGGTATCACCTGAAGATTTTCAAAAAATGGCGCTGGAATTTCCCGAAACGGAAGAGCTCCCGCATTTCGAAAAGACCTCCTTTCGGGTGAATAAGAAAATATTCGCTACCCTGGACCTCACACACCTGCAAGCCAGCCTCAAACTCTCCATTGCTGAGCAGGACATTTTTTCGCTCGGTCAGGCTGGGGTCATTTATCCTGTGCCGAACAAATGGGGCAAACAGGGTTGGACGATCGTAGTGCTCAGAAAAATAGACAAGACCCTCCTGCGGGCCGTTTTGACCTCCGCCTACTGCCAGGTAGCTCCGGCACGGCTTTCAAAGGGCATTACCCGCCCATGA
- a CDS encoding MFS transporter, whose protein sequence is MELKVKQRIALSTYFFLSGFGFATWTSRIPTIKEALGLNEAELGSILLVMPLSSLLGLPLSGFLVSRYATRGPMFAAFLCYAVSLFSISFVDSTAYLVVTIFLVAFFMRIINVSMNTQAITLQKSYDKKINGSFHALWSMGGITGVGFTTLMIYGDVSMPIHFLVFTLIAIPAGYVAFRHVLRNDRATTGNKLILRNPDPYIMALGVLILFAAICEGGMFDWSGIYFREVVHAEVFTFGFLLFMICMTLSRFTSDWVIHWIGIQKTFVVCALFIASGIGVAVVFPSFYPALIGFSLIGFGAAPIIPMALLQAGESKKYSPGIAVAIISTYSTSGMLIGPPIIGYLAHAFTLRYAFLFLLVMGLGMIPVSRFFFKIKAKGSGVVG, encoded by the coding sequence GTGGAGCTAAAAGTAAAACAGCGAATAGCACTCAGTACTTATTTCTTTCTTTCAGGATTCGGCTTTGCCACCTGGACCTCTCGCATCCCCACCATCAAAGAAGCCCTGGGGCTCAATGAAGCAGAGCTGGGCTCTATCCTACTAGTGATGCCTTTAAGTTCACTGCTCGGACTGCCCCTTTCCGGATTTCTGGTATCAAGATACGCTACCAGAGGGCCCATGTTTGCGGCTTTCCTCTGCTATGCAGTCTCGCTGTTCTCCATCAGTTTTGTGGACAGTACGGCCTATCTGGTGGTGACCATATTTCTGGTGGCTTTCTTCATGCGAATCATCAATGTCTCCATGAATACTCAGGCCATCACCCTTCAGAAGTCTTACGACAAAAAAATCAACGGGTCTTTCCATGCCCTCTGGAGCATGGGGGGAATTACCGGGGTAGGCTTCACTACACTCATGATCTATGGAGATGTGAGTATGCCCATTCATTTTCTTGTTTTCACACTCATAGCCATCCCGGCAGGATATGTGGCGTTTCGTCATGTGCTCAGAAATGACCGTGCCACCACCGGCAATAAACTCATTCTGCGCAATCCAGATCCTTATATCATGGCCTTGGGCGTGCTCATCCTTTTTGCGGCCATCTGCGAAGGAGGCATGTTTGACTGGAGTGGCATCTACTTCCGCGAAGTGGTGCATGCAGAGGTCTTCACTTTTGGTTTCCTCCTCTTTATGATCTGTATGACCCTCTCCCGATTCACTTCCGACTGGGTAATCCATTGGATCGGCATCCAAAAGACCTTTGTCGTTTGTGCGCTATTCATTGCCAGTGGTATTGGTGTAGCCGTGGTGTTCCCCAGCTTTTATCCGGCGCTGATTGGTTTTTCGCTGATCGGTTTCGGAGCTGCCCCCATCATCCCCATGGCTTTGCTTCAAGCAGGAGAATCCAAAAAATATTCCCCCGGCATTGCCGTGGCCATCATCTCCACTTACTCCACCTCAGGCATGCTCATAGGGCCACCCATCATTGGTTACCTGGCCCATGCCTTCACCCTGCGGTACGCCTTCCTCTTCCTGCTCGTCATGGGGCTGGGGATGATCCCCGTTTCCCGGTTTTTCTTTAAAATTAAAGCTAAGGGCTCTGGAGTGGTTGGTTGA
- a CDS encoding DUF3307 domain-containing protein, with product MITLSLQLLLAHIIGDFLLQPASWVAHKTQKKHRSPYLYWHTLVHAMVLAVLLRFDHQYLLGFLTIVCSHLAIDLTKLSLHQRFNERILFFADQIAHVTVIMLVVNYYEPLNIPAEAVFQPKVLLLIIGVLIVTVVSSIIMRVIITKWALEEDAYEDSLPHAGQYIGMLERLFVFGFIILQQWEVIGFLLAAKSVFRFGDLSKSKDRKLTEYILIGTLLSFGLAIVTGLAYNHLISLIV from the coding sequence ATGATTACACTCAGTCTACAACTCCTACTTGCCCATATCATTGGGGACTTTCTACTCCAACCAGCCAGCTGGGTGGCACATAAAACACAAAAGAAACACCGCTCACCATACCTCTACTGGCACACGCTTGTACACGCCATGGTGCTCGCCGTTCTTCTCCGGTTTGACCATCAATACCTCCTGGGATTTCTCACGATTGTATGCTCTCACCTGGCCATTGACCTCACCAAGCTCAGTCTCCACCAGCGCTTCAATGAAAGAATACTATTCTTCGCTGATCAAATAGCCCATGTGACGGTCATTATGCTGGTGGTGAATTACTATGAACCACTCAATATTCCTGCTGAAGCGGTTTTCCAACCAAAAGTGCTTCTGCTTATCATCGGGGTTCTCATCGTGACGGTAGTTTCTTCCATCATCATGCGGGTGATCATCACCAAGTGGGCGCTGGAAGAAGATGCCTATGAAGACTCGCTGCCCCATGCCGGTCAATACATCGGAATGCTGGAGCGGCTATTTGTGTTTGGTTTCATCATCCTCCAGCAATGGGAAGTCATCGGTTTTTTGCTTGCCGCAAAGTCTGTATTCCGCTTTGGCGACCTCTCCAAATCAAAGGACCGGAAGCTCACAGAATACATCCTCATCGGTACCCTGCTGAGCTTCGGGCTCGCCATTGTCACAGGGCTGGCCTACAATCACCTGATTTCACTCATTGTGTAA
- a CDS encoding SatD family protein → MITGVITGDIINSRKAESTEWLTALKSALNRYGTTPKTWEIYRGDSFQLEVPAEEALFAALYIKACLRQYKDLDARMAIGLGEKTHSASRLSESNGSAFRHSGECFDSLKKSTLALRSEWPELDQEVNAYLSLALLTIERWPANASSIIKIAMENPQLTQTELAKKLGKSQSTISESLKRAGFDEIMQMEKQYRNLIANR, encoded by the coding sequence ATGATCACTGGAGTTATTACAGGGGACATCATCAACTCACGCAAAGCCGAAAGCACCGAATGGCTCACGGCCCTCAAAAGCGCCCTGAATCGATACGGCACCACGCCAAAAACATGGGAAATCTACAGAGGAGACAGTTTTCAGCTGGAAGTGCCAGCCGAGGAAGCACTCTTTGCCGCACTGTACATCAAAGCATGTCTCAGACAATACAAGGACTTAGATGCCCGCATGGCGATCGGATTAGGTGAAAAGACACATTCGGCCAGCAGGCTCTCAGAGTCCAATGGCAGTGCCTTCCGTCACTCCGGTGAGTGTTTTGACTCATTGAAGAAAAGCACACTGGCCCTGAGAAGTGAATGGCCGGAACTTGATCAGGAAGTGAATGCCTACCTTAGTCTGGCCCTGCTCACTATAGAACGATGGCCTGCCAACGCTTCCTCCATCATCAAAATAGCCATGGAAAATCCGCAACTCACTCAAACCGAGCTTGCCAAAAAGCTGGGCAAGAGCCAAAGTACCATCAGTGAAAGCCTCAAAAGAGCGGGGTTTGATGAAATCATGCAAATGGAAAAGCAATACCGAAACCTGATCGCCAACCGATGA
- a CDS encoding DUF1456 family protein → MNNNDILRRIRFTFDFSDSQMISIFAAADTEVTRAQISDWLKKEDDPDFKQLYDKELAIFLNGFINKKRGKKEGEQPKPEKSLNNNMIFRKLKIALNMKDEDILEVFSLAELKVSKHEISAIFRKPTQSQYRLCKDQFLRNFLHGLQIKHRPQDTKAS, encoded by the coding sequence ATGAACAACAACGACATTTTAAGACGGATCCGGTTTACTTTCGATTTTAGTGATTCGCAGATGATCTCCATTTTTGCAGCTGCAGATACGGAAGTGACCCGTGCTCAGATCAGTGATTGGTTGAAAAAAGAGGACGATCCCGATTTTAAGCAGCTTTATGATAAAGAACTGGCCATTTTCCTAAATGGGTTCATCAATAAAAAGCGTGGCAAAAAAGAAGGCGAGCAACCAAAACCCGAGAAAAGCCTGAATAACAACATGATCTTCAGGAAGCTGAAGATCGCTCTCAACATGAAAGATGAAGACATCCTGGAGGTCTTCTCGCTGGCAGAGCTTAAAGTCAGTAAGCACGAAATCAGTGCCATTTTCAGAAAACCCACACAAAGTCAGTACCGCCTCTGTAAGGATCAGTTTCTTAGAAATTTTCTTCATGGCCTTCAGATCAAGCACAGACCGCAGGACACCAAAGCTTCCTGA